A DNA window from Barnesiella intestinihominis YIT 11860 contains the following coding sequences:
- a CDS encoding T9SS type A sorting domain-containing protein, with the protein MKKICSSIFRVLVIPYVMCGFVAAQNSYTLNGLSELKEFTAGSVEETVENLTLIEPEGSEMIPESEILKLTDRVKKITGTLTMEGLSQLTTTTGLIDVIDCSEAGFVFRDCPVLSDMDAFADEDKFSVIHGDFIIENCPQVMTGAATAHLDKSFSKIREVQGDLKLTNITTAMNKPQKIFPYLEKVEGDFVVDGCSRLYYFTNGDNTENMPLTYIGGDLVLTNNRSLQRLNGFGSLKHLGGNVSILDNGAIPEEPSDDNVIGFCKIKYYEMAGILNEEATVQLGRSTSLIDFNSLSPCPYEVVEDISGTFKAVPANRFLNSIGMNTSINSRGENVNTTEEIMRYLGARWIRTSVGGSVSSLTNLPETSLPGAGTSIASYKQLYDNAGIRFSAGLGAGGQERNIPNLINNVKRIIDATSPDAIIAIEGNNEPNNRNWYVIFEGEVGGGNKEGKNNWKPVARMQKKLYEDVKADPVLGKDGYNYPVWSLTYGGASGENVGLQYLKVPEDDMAVPEEFRGVTFADVANLHNYFNHPSFKFPQNNQTWRAAEPSTNVPPGCDVLYRHFGVTWLNKYKGYLTDEELEALPRVTTETGSTISDAVTEEMQGLLYMSLYLAQFAQGFDYTAMYLLTDRRDESGNQSFGFYDKFYNPRQSAHYLHNLTTILKDDKDIDEPGELTYSITGRTITVHDLLLQKNNGTFELVIWGEKYEGGSDRITVGFDQTYDEVWVYNPTKGTAPEMVLNNVNSIELDISNHPYIIEIGEHPESSVEDMKNDDFQIRAFPNPVIRNLTIYSDTEIGKVSLFDMMGNCVYSGRVYDKVYTVDMDNLPAGAYILSVLDESGNCIKKQKVIKS; encoded by the coding sequence ATGAAAAAGATATGTAGTAGTATTTTTAGGGTGTTGGTTATTCCGTATGTAATGTGCGGATTTGTTGCCGCCCAAAACAGTTACACGTTGAATGGGCTTTCGGAGTTAAAGGAGTTTACGGCCGGTTCGGTGGAAGAGACTGTTGAGAATTTGACTTTGATTGAACCGGAGGGAAGCGAGATGATTCCAGAGTCAGAGATTTTGAAATTGACCGATAGAGTAAAGAAAATTACGGGAACGTTGACGATGGAAGGTCTTTCTCAATTGACTACTACAACAGGGTTGATAGATGTGATCGATTGTAGTGAAGCCGGTTTTGTGTTTAGGGATTGTCCTGTATTGAGCGATATGGATGCATTTGCCGATGAAGATAAGTTCTCGGTTATTCATGGCGATTTTATTATAGAAAATTGTCCCCAAGTCATGACGGGGGCGGCTACGGCACATCTTGATAAATCTTTTTCGAAGATACGTGAGGTACAGGGCGATTTGAAGTTGACCAATATAACCACTGCAATGAATAAACCACAAAAGATATTCCCTTATTTGGAAAAAGTAGAAGGTGATTTTGTGGTCGATGGGTGTAGTCGTCTTTATTATTTCACCAATGGGGATAATACAGAGAACATGCCTTTGACTTATATCGGAGGAGATTTGGTGCTGACGAATAATCGGTCTTTGCAGCGATTGAACGGTTTTGGTTCTTTAAAACATTTAGGGGGTAATGTTTCTATTTTAGATAACGGTGCGATACCAGAAGAGCCCTCTGATGACAATGTTATCGGATTTTGTAAAATCAAATATTATGAAATGGCTGGTATATTGAACGAAGAAGCCACGGTACAGTTGGGGCGGTCGACCAGCCTGATTGATTTTAATAGTTTGTCACCGTGTCCTTACGAGGTGGTTGAAGATATAAGTGGAACGTTCAAAGCTGTGCCGGCCAATCGGTTTCTCAATTCCATTGGCATGAATACATCGATAAACAGTAGGGGTGAAAATGTGAATACCACCGAGGAGATTATGCGATATTTGGGTGCTCGGTGGATTCGTACGAGTGTGGGGGGCAGTGTGAGTTCACTTACTAATCTGCCGGAGACTTCGTTACCGGGAGCCGGCACGTCGATAGCTTCGTATAAACAATTGTATGATAATGCCGGTATTCGATTCAGTGCAGGGCTGGGAGCCGGGGGACAGGAACGGAATATTCCCAATTTAATAAATAATGTCAAGCGAATTATCGATGCGACCTCTCCGGACGCAATTATTGCGATCGAAGGGAACAACGAGCCTAATAATAGAAATTGGTATGTAATTTTTGAAGGAGAAGTCGGCGGAGGGAATAAAGAAGGAAAAAATAATTGGAAGCCGGTGGCTCGTATGCAGAAGAAGTTGTATGAAGATGTGAAAGCCGATCCCGTGTTGGGGAAAGACGGGTATAATTATCCGGTTTGGAGCCTTACGTATGGTGGAGCTTCGGGAGAAAATGTCGGGTTACAGTATCTCAAAGTTCCAGAGGACGATATGGCAGTTCCCGAGGAATTCAGAGGAGTAACTTTTGCCGATGTCGCTAATTTACACAACTATTTTAATCATCCGAGTTTCAAGTTTCCACAAAATAATCAGACATGGAGAGCCGCTGAGCCGAGTACGAATGTGCCACCGGGTTGCGATGTGCTGTATCGGCATTTCGGTGTGACGTGGTTAAATAAATACAAAGGGTATTTGACCGATGAGGAGTTAGAGGCGTTACCCCGTGTCACAACTGAAACTGGGTCTACGATAAGCGATGCTGTGACGGAAGAGATGCAGGGATTATTATATATGTCGCTTTATCTTGCGCAATTCGCTCAGGGATTTGATTACACGGCCATGTATTTGCTGACCGACCGACGAGATGAATCGGGAAACCAAAGTTTCGGTTTTTACGATAAGTTTTATAATCCGAGACAATCGGCTCATTATCTTCATAATCTAACGACTATTCTAAAAGATGATAAAGATATTGACGAACCGGGTGAATTAACTTATTCTATTACAGGCCGCACGATAACTGTTCATGATTTATTGCTCCAAAAGAATAACGGGACCTTTGAATTGGTCATCTGGGGAGAGAAGTATGAAGGTGGTAGCGATCGGATAACTGTCGGTTTTGATCAAACTTATGACGAGGTATGGGTTTATAATCCGACTAAGGGGACTGCTCCCGAAATGGTATTGAACAATGTGAATTCAATAGAGTTGGATATCTCCAATCATCCTTATATTATTGAAATAGGGGAACATCCAGAGTCTTCTGTGGAGGATATGAAAAACGATGATTTCCAGATTCGTGCATTCCCGAATCCTGTAATTAGGAATTTAACGATTTATTCCGATACGGAAATAGGAAAAGTTTCCTTGTTCGATATGATGGGCAATTGTGTCTATTCGGGCAGAGTATATGACAAAGTTTACACTGTCGATATGGATAACTTGCCTGCGGGTGCTTATATACTGAGTGTTCTCGATGAGTCGGGCAACTGTATAAAAAAGCAGAAAGTGATAAAGTCTTAA
- a CDS encoding PKD domain-containing protein: MKSMIKNRLLLVTAICFLFATSCQYDEIVDIPYPESLVYLPIAVNGSISPDGIYTIEEGASTAWVSPTPGQPMKYTVRNADNAFVIPLGIYRSGTGKTIKGSVNVSVMLNTDTVQTLIDNGVLTDVEVLPSEYVLQIPQNIQIPDGKNETTFDVSVALDFLRKDAPKKYAMGIVISDENNRVNKQLNTGIILIDTKITIPVATFTTQLDGSSFDTFVFTNSSLYWDFFSGEEPFSWDFGDGSAISHEINPKHQYGAVGDYNVTLTVRGITGETVTVTNTVSVKSN; encoded by the coding sequence ATGAAATCAATGATAAAAAATCGTCTTTTACTTGTGACTGCAATTTGCTTTTTGTTTGCTACATCATGTCAATACGATGAAATTGTAGATATTCCTTATCCCGAATCTTTGGTTTATTTACCGATTGCTGTTAATGGGAGTATTTCACCTGACGGTATCTATACGATTGAAGAAGGAGCATCGACGGCGTGGGTTTCTCCTACGCCGGGACAACCGATGAAATATACAGTGAGGAACGCCGATAATGCCTTTGTTATTCCGTTGGGTATTTATCGTTCGGGTACGGGAAAAACTATTAAAGGCTCTGTAAATGTTTCGGTAATGTTGAATACGGATACGGTTCAAACTTTGATAGATAATGGTGTTTTGACCGATGTGGAAGTTTTGCCTTCTGAATATGTCCTTCAAATACCACAAAATATCCAAATACCCGATGGGAAAAACGAAACGACTTTTGATGTCTCCGTGGCATTGGATTTTTTGAGAAAAGATGCTCCTAAAAAGTATGCTATGGGTATTGTGATTTCTGATGAGAATAATCGTGTGAATAAACAGCTGAATACAGGCATTATATTGATTGATACGAAAATAACGATACCAGTAGCTACATTTACTACACAACTCGACGGTAGCTCATTCGATACGTTCGTATTTACTAATTCTTCTCTTTATTGGGATTTCTTTTCGGGCGAGGAGCCTTTCTCTTGGGATTTTGGAGATGGGTCGGCGATTTCGCATGAAATTAATCCGAAACATCAATATGGAGCTGTTGGCGATTATAATGTAACATTGACGGTAAGGGGGATTACAGGCGAGACGGTTACGGTAACCAATACGGTTTCTGTGAAAAGTAATTAA
- a CDS encoding RagB/SusD family nutrient uptake outer membrane protein, whose product MKPYKIPVIVGLLFSVVFYSCDDLLDPKAETNLTEEFANVSYNNTLARSIGLYSYLPDGLSYLDGAMMAAASDEAEYTLETASIHGFNVGSWNANNNPDGSAWERNFEGIFAANLFLKESDEVDLDYLKYDPTKQQDYQNRLNNIHRWKYEARFLRAYYYFELVKRYGGVPIITEPLGLKSDLSTFSRDSLSACIRFIVSECDSAAAVLQAPDRMTDVANNLGRATKGAAMGLKCRALLYAASDLFNKPEEWAPGYTHKEYISMQDGKSQQERWEEAAAACNDFITTLGNKYPMDEYRLIRDYQNGEIIFDRRYGSTNTFEKNNYPVGYNLGQSGNTPSQNLVDAYEMIDGTPFDWNNPEHKSNPYANRDPRLAMSILTNNVEFKDRTIEAWTGGRDGKGVIHATRTGYYIYKFIDPNLDLLQNRTSVHHWVIMRYAEILLSYAEAMNEAYGPTGNVGYRLNAVRALNQVRNRVGVEMPAVPTAISKEELREKIRNERRVELAFEDHRFWDVRRWMIAPETLGAPLRGVEITKISDEEFEYKPIEVEKRTFEPKMYLYPIPQADLNTTGWVQNPLW is encoded by the coding sequence ATGAAACCATATAAGATTCCGGTTATTGTCGGGCTATTGTTTTCGGTAGTTTTCTATTCGTGTGACGATCTCCTCGATCCTAAGGCGGAGACTAATTTAACAGAAGAGTTTGCTAATGTTTCGTATAATAATACATTGGCTCGATCGATAGGTCTTTATTCTTATTTGCCAGACGGCCTTTCTTATCTGGACGGTGCAATGATGGCGGCTGCGAGCGACGAGGCTGAATATACTTTGGAAACAGCTTCTATTCATGGTTTTAACGTAGGTAGCTGGAATGCCAATAATAATCCAGACGGATCGGCGTGGGAACGTAACTTTGAAGGAATATTTGCTGCGAATTTATTTTTGAAAGAATCTGACGAGGTCGATTTGGATTATTTGAAATATGACCCTACAAAACAGCAAGATTATCAGAATCGATTGAATAATATTCATCGATGGAAATATGAGGCTCGTTTTTTGAGAGCTTACTATTATTTCGAATTGGTGAAACGGTATGGCGGTGTTCCTATTATAACGGAACCGCTGGGTTTGAAATCCGATTTGTCGACTTTTTCGAGAGATTCCTTATCTGCTTGTATAAGGTTTATTGTCAGTGAGTGCGACTCGGCTGCGGCAGTTTTACAGGCTCCCGATAGAATGACCGACGTTGCCAATAATTTGGGTCGTGCAACGAAAGGAGCTGCTATGGGGTTGAAGTGTAGAGCTTTACTTTATGCGGCTAGCGATTTGTTTAATAAGCCAGAGGAGTGGGCTCCCGGTTATACTCATAAAGAATATATTTCCATGCAAGACGGGAAGAGCCAGCAAGAACGTTGGGAGGAGGCCGCTGCGGCTTGTAACGATTTTATTACGACTTTGGGAAATAAATATCCGATGGACGAGTATCGTTTAATACGGGATTATCAGAATGGTGAGATAATATTCGACAGACGATACGGTTCGACCAATACTTTTGAAAAGAATAATTATCCGGTTGGATATAATTTGGGACAGAGCGGGAATACGCCTTCACAGAATTTGGTGGATGCTTATGAGATGATTGACGGTACTCCGTTTGATTGGAATAATCCGGAGCATAAGTCCAATCCTTATGCCAATAGAGACCCTCGGTTAGCGATGTCGATTTTGACGAATAACGTGGAATTCAAGGATCGTACGATCGAAGCATGGACCGGCGGTCGAGATGGAAAGGGTGTTATTCATGCCACGCGTACCGGCTATTATATTTATAAATTCATAGATCCTAATTTAGATTTGTTGCAGAACCGTACGAGTGTGCATCATTGGGTAATAATGAGATACGCCGAAATCTTATTGAGTTATGCAGAAGCCATGAATGAGGCTTATGGGCCTACGGGTAATGTTGGTTACCGGTTAAATGCCGTCAGGGCTTTGAATCAAGTGAGGAATCGAGTCGGTGTTGAAATGCCGGCTGTACCTACGGCTATATCGAAAGAGGAGTTGAGAGAAAAGATTCGGAACGAACGTCGGGTGGAATTGGCTTTCGAGGATCATCGTTTTTGGGATGTGCGTCGTTGGATGATTGCGCCAGAGACATTGGGCGCACCGCTTCGGGGCGTGGAAATAACGAAAATTTCAGATGAAGAGTTCGAATATAAACCCATTGAGGTGGAAAAAAGAACATTCGAGCCGAAAATGTATTTATATCCGATTCCTCAGGCCGATCTTAATACGACCGGTTGGGTACAGAATCCACTTTGGTAA
- a CDS encoding SusC/RagA family TonB-linked outer membrane protein: MKHKIFLLVQGLLFTGLLSAQVVHTDSTFSEKMIPIAYGERAEWEMTGAISSVKGDEMSKSFTTNVANTLYARLPGLTVGQQSGEPGNDAPTLHARGISTFGTGRDVTIIIDGFPSTLELFQQLTPQEIESVNLLKDAASAAIYGNKAANGVLLVKTKRGVNAPLELKLGIRFGMQQAMRLPDFLGSYDYAQLYNEAMVNDLGPGSEVYSPADLEAYKNGTDKYRYPNVNWYNQLLRTLSPLADYDLSARGGSDVVRYFVLLNVATNKGLYKGTEKESDYTKDFSYTRYNFRTNVDVKLSKRISSEFTLGGSVEDRVNPGRVRNDVSGEYSTNVFNLIAKLPPNAFPIYHENGQIGGNSAYYNPWAEITETGYYSTNKRSAQLSAKLIGDLGMITPGLSISGAVGFNTIYKSYTIASRDYARYDMSGQQFGETSSMSISESAYNQWRNFVVHGFVNYDRVFGEHHVDAMLMGGYEEYNVSSTDLPYKDIVSGGRLTYSYDKRYVAEFSFAYSGNDNYARGKRFGFFPAGSLGYVISNEEFLKGNKIVDYLKLRASYGLTGNKDNGSTRFPYNQYYTGGNYYLGQSNAASYYYVQNYYANPDATWEKDRKFNIGIDAVLFDRLSITADYFKEKRYDILTMPYDVLPSFVGFKRPELNIGRVSNQGFEAVVRYTGKETKDLTWFVEASAWFARNKILYNAEAPQNYAYQYRTGHRVDQPFLLEALGFFNDQNEIDSSPKQTFAAVQPGDLKYADLNNDKRIDSEDFKAIGYTDVPECTLGLHAGLTYKGFDFDVLFQGALNRSVYWSGSYFEAFQNDGQISSIALNRWTEDTKSTATYPRLSASNNLNNYQSSSFWQKNGDFLKLRSLEIGYTIPKNLTRKIKIEGVRVFMNGTNLFSLDHMDGFTDPETMTGYPAMRTVSLGLSVQL; the protein is encoded by the coding sequence ATGAAGCATAAAATATTTTTGCTGGTTCAAGGTTTGTTGTTTACTGGGCTTTTATCTGCTCAGGTGGTTCATACCGATTCGACGTTTTCTGAGAAAATGATTCCGATTGCTTATGGAGAGCGGGCAGAATGGGAAATGACAGGTGCGATATCTTCTGTAAAGGGAGATGAAATGTCGAAGTCGTTTACCACGAATGTTGCAAATACTTTATATGCGAGACTTCCGGGACTTACAGTGGGTCAACAGAGTGGAGAGCCCGGGAACGATGCCCCTACGTTGCATGCTCGCGGTATAAGCACGTTTGGAACAGGGCGGGACGTTACTATTATAATTGACGGTTTCCCTTCTACGTTGGAATTATTTCAACAGTTGACGCCTCAGGAAATAGAGTCGGTTAATTTGTTAAAGGATGCTGCCTCTGCGGCGATATATGGGAATAAGGCTGCCAATGGTGTATTGCTTGTAAAGACAAAGAGAGGTGTGAATGCACCTTTGGAACTGAAACTGGGCATTCGCTTCGGTATGCAGCAGGCCATGAGGTTACCGGATTTTTTAGGATCGTATGACTATGCCCAGTTATACAACGAAGCTATGGTTAACGATTTAGGTCCGGGCTCTGAGGTGTATTCTCCTGCCGATTTGGAGGCTTATAAGAATGGAACGGATAAATATAGGTATCCGAATGTGAATTGGTATAATCAACTGCTTCGAACTCTTTCGCCTCTTGCCGACTATGATTTGTCGGCAAGAGGTGGTTCCGATGTCGTACGATACTTCGTTTTATTGAATGTCGCGACGAATAAGGGATTATATAAGGGTACAGAAAAAGAGTCGGATTATACGAAGGACTTTTCGTATACGCGATATAATTTCAGGACGAATGTCGATGTGAAATTGTCGAAACGCATCTCTTCGGAATTTACTTTGGGGGGAAGTGTAGAGGATCGTGTGAATCCTGGGCGAGTAAGGAATGACGTAAGCGGTGAATATAGTACGAATGTATTCAATTTAATTGCAAAACTTCCGCCCAATGCGTTTCCGATTTATCATGAAAATGGCCAAATAGGAGGTAATTCTGCCTATTATAATCCGTGGGCAGAGATTACAGAAACAGGATATTATTCTACGAATAAGCGATCTGCACAATTGTCCGCTAAGTTAATAGGCGATTTGGGTATGATTACCCCGGGGTTGAGTATTTCGGGAGCGGTCGGTTTCAATACGATATATAAATCGTATACCATAGCATCTAGGGATTATGCCCGATATGATATGTCCGGACAACAGTTTGGTGAAACCTCTTCTATGTCTATAAGCGAAAGTGCGTATAATCAATGGCGGAATTTTGTCGTTCATGGTTTTGTGAACTATGATAGGGTTTTCGGAGAGCATCATGTGGATGCTATGTTGATGGGTGGTTATGAGGAATATAACGTATCATCTACCGATTTACCGTATAAGGATATCGTTTCGGGTGGTCGCTTGACTTATTCTTACGATAAGCGGTACGTTGCAGAGTTTTCCTTTGCTTACTCGGGCAACGATAATTATGCACGCGGAAAACGTTTTGGATTTTTTCCGGCCGGATCGTTGGGGTATGTGATTTCTAATGAAGAGTTCCTAAAAGGTAACAAAATAGTAGATTACCTTAAATTGAGGGCTTCGTATGGACTCACAGGGAATAAAGATAACGGATCTACAAGATTCCCGTATAATCAGTATTATACAGGTGGAAACTATTATCTCGGTCAGTCGAATGCTGCATCGTATTATTACGTTCAGAATTATTATGCCAATCCAGATGCTACATGGGAAAAAGACAGAAAATTTAATATCGGTATCGATGCCGTTCTTTTCGATAGATTAAGCATTACGGCTGATTATTTCAAAGAAAAGCGATATGATATTTTGACGATGCCGTATGATGTACTTCCTAGTTTTGTAGGATTCAAGCGTCCTGAATTGAATATAGGGCGGGTGAGTAACCAAGGATTCGAGGCTGTGGTGCGTTATACCGGAAAAGAAACCAAAGATTTGACCTGGTTTGTGGAGGCAAGTGCTTGGTTTGCAAGAAATAAAATATTGTATAATGCCGAGGCTCCTCAAAATTATGCTTATCAGTATAGAACCGGGCATAGGGTTGATCAACCGTTTTTGTTAGAAGCACTGGGGTTCTTTAACGACCAAAACGAAATAGATAGTTCGCCGAAGCAGACTTTTGCAGCGGTTCAACCGGGCGATTTGAAGTATGCCGATTTAAATAACGATAAAAGAATCGATTCGGAAGATTTTAAAGCCATAGGTTATACCGATGTCCCTGAGTGTACTTTGGGTTTGCATGCGGGATTGACATATAAGGGTTTTGATTTCGATGTTTTATTTCAAGGAGCTTTGAATCGGTCGGTTTATTGGAGCGGCTCATATTTCGAAGCCTTCCAGAATGATGGACAGATTTCTTCTATTGCACTGAATAGGTGGACAGAGGATACAAAATCGACAGCTACTTATCCTCGGCTTTCGGCCTCCAATAATCTGAACAATTATCAGTCTTCTTCTTTTTGGCAGAAGAACGGTGATTTTTTGAAACTTCGTTCTTTGGAGATAGGGTATACAATTCCGAAGAATTTGACTCGAAAGATAAAAATTGAAGGAGTAAGAGTTTTCATGAATGGGACTAACTTGTTCTCGTTAGACCATATGGACGGATTTACCGACCCGGAGACTATGACCGGTTATCCGGCAATGAGGACGGTGAGTTTAGGACTTAGTGTTCAACTTTAA
- a CDS encoding RagB/SusD family nutrient uptake outer membrane protein yields MKRLKQLVSPLLILLVLVLPVAVVSCEDMMGNYLEKPPGGDVTEDTIFSSRTQVETFLTSIYQMGIHSNLGYASANSNVYSNRDENIFAGACDEAETCANWYRMNWWNEGSISANRTDDSRFDYRFVAIRKITVLLDRIYDVPDITPEYRDQLIAEAKLIRALNYFEMMKRYGGMPIIRERLQLDDNLKIPRASLREMLFFILQDIDEAYPALLDNALQNLRGRVHKGVALALKSKVLLYAASPLFNTNEPYMDFGTNNNLICLNEPKNMVWWERAAAVADSCIRWAETNGCYLITDQGVDANYQYSWEVYDNPEIILAEKAAQGMGCWNRPWSGIIPGSIIAGSSGTNGTTPLLNFVRKYEDRDGNKVEWNGGDDLQAKLANLDRRFAQTIAYNLSWWNSQTPEVQLWEANEELGVAAGKHIKDCYGGFWLHKLVSPSIMRPDNQEPVPNSTLFQLNEIYLNFAEAMNEAYGPDDKHGYKYSAREAINIIRERSGQPAILSGSGIYSDFRELVRNERAIELAFDNHRFWDVRRWMIAEQEGVMSGAMYGIKIYWINSSPQEFRYTPYLYENRTFTKKMYLHPFSTNEVNKGYLIQNPGY; encoded by the coding sequence TTGAAAAGGCTTAAACAGCTTGTTTCTCCCTTACTAATCTTATTAGTTCTGGTGTTGCCGGTCGCTGTCGTATCGTGCGAAGATATGATGGGAAACTATTTGGAGAAACCGCCGGGAGGAGATGTGACAGAAGATACTATATTTTCATCGAGAACACAAGTGGAGACATTCTTAACGAGTATTTATCAGATGGGTATCCATTCTAATTTAGGGTATGCTTCGGCAAACTCGAATGTTTATTCCAATAGGGACGAGAACATTTTCGCCGGAGCTTGCGATGAGGCCGAAACGTGTGCCAACTGGTATCGCATGAACTGGTGGAACGAGGGTTCTATCTCGGCTAATCGTACCGATGATTCTCGATTTGATTATCGTTTTGTAGCTATCAGGAAGATAACGGTTCTTTTGGACAGGATTTATGATGTCCCCGATATTACTCCTGAATATAGAGACCAGTTGATAGCCGAGGCTAAGCTGATAAGAGCGTTGAATTATTTTGAGATGATGAAGCGTTATGGCGGGATGCCTATTATTCGGGAACGCTTGCAGTTGGACGATAATTTGAAAATACCTCGTGCCAGTTTAAGGGAGATGCTTTTTTTCATCTTGCAGGATATTGACGAGGCTTATCCGGCTTTGCTCGATAATGCTTTGCAGAATCTGAGGGGGCGTGTTCATAAGGGAGTAGCGTTGGCGTTAAAGTCTAAGGTATTGCTTTATGCAGCTAGTCCGTTGTTTAATACCAACGAGCCTTATATGGATTTTGGGACGAATAATAATCTCATTTGTTTGAACGAACCTAAAAATATGGTGTGGTGGGAGCGTGCTGCCGCAGTTGCCGATTCTTGCATTCGCTGGGCGGAAACGAATGGTTGTTATTTGATTACCGATCAGGGAGTGGATGCCAATTATCAATATAGTTGGGAGGTGTATGATAATCCCGAGATTATTTTAGCCGAGAAGGCCGCTCAGGGTATGGGTTGTTGGAATCGTCCGTGGTCGGGTATTATTCCGGGCTCGATTATTGCCGGTAGTTCGGGTACAAACGGGACGACGCCTTTGTTGAACTTTGTGCGTAAGTATGAAGATCGTGATGGTAATAAGGTCGAATGGAACGGTGGCGATGATTTACAAGCGAAGTTGGCAAATTTGGATAGACGTTTTGCACAGACTATCGCATATAATTTATCTTGGTGGAATTCACAGACGCCCGAGGTTCAGCTTTGGGAAGCCAATGAAGAACTGGGCGTTGCGGCCGGCAAGCATATCAAGGATTGTTATGGAGGATTTTGGTTGCATAAGTTAGTCTCTCCGTCTATCATGCGTCCCGATAACCAAGAGCCTGTTCCCAATTCTACACTTTTCCAATTGAACGAAATTTATTTGAATTTTGCCGAGGCTATGAATGAGGCTTATGGACCGGACGATAAACATGGTTATAAATATTCGGCAAGAGAGGCTATAAATATTATTCGCGAGCGTTCGGGACAACCGGCTATTTTGTCGGGTAGTGGAATCTATTCCGATTTTAGGGAATTGGTTCGTAATGAACGAGCTATTGAATTAGCGTTCGATAACCATCGTTTTTGGGATGTGCGTCGTTGGATGATTGCCGAGCAAGAAGGAGTGATGAGTGGAGCTATGTATGGCATTAAGATTTATTGGATTAATTCGAGTCCGCAAGAGTTCCGCTATACGCCCTATTTGTATGAGAACCGTACATTTACGAAAAAAATGTATTTGCACCCGTTTTCTACGAACGAGGTTAATAAGGGATATTTGATACAGAATCCAGGTTATTAA